The Geotrypetes seraphini chromosome 2, aGeoSer1.1, whole genome shotgun sequence genome contains the following window.
GGACATTTATCCTTCTTTCTGACAGAGCCCCCCCACCCTTGTGACTTAGGATTGCATCACTCTCCCAATGTGCTTCAGCCTGAATCGTAGTGGCTCAGTGCCTTCAGAGATCTGTAGTTCTTCCATTCTTGGGCCAGCGCCCTGTACTGCCCACTGACATGGTAACATTAGTGAATGAGAACCCCTTACTCTCTCACACACTTGTTTGATATTATCTGTTATTTGTCTGCTGGGGACAAATGCTACTTGTTCAAGATGAACCAGTGGGACAACTGTTTTGCCAGGCAATTCAGCAGGTTTTTTGCTATAACTTAAAAGGTTCATATTTATTAGTGATATTGGTTAGTACAAACCACAGCAGGTTTCATCCCTACTAGGTATATGTAATATAGTAATCCCCACTGTGTTCATTACCTTGGATACAAACCCTTCAGCCCTAAAAGAATTAAATACTCTGGGTCGTAAGCAGAACCAGCTGAGCTGCAAatactttagaacataagaacataacataagagttgtcatgctGGACTGATcatgtttccagcagtggccaaccaagATCAcgagtgcctggcaagatcccaagcagTGAAACAGATTTTAGGCTGTATATCCTAGGAATAATTGGTAGAATTCCCCAAGCCCTTTTAATAGAGGCTTATGGACATTTCTTTTAGGAAATGTGCCAAACCTtttttcaaaccctgctaagctaactactttcaccacattctctggcagcgAATTGCAGAATTTAATTGCATTTtgagtgatgaaatattttctctggtttgtttaaaatctactacttagtagcttcaatgcatgcccctagtcttagtatttttagaaagagtacaCAAGCAATTCgcatctacccattccattccactcagtattttatagacctctgtcatgtCTCCCCTGAACCATTTCTTTTTCAGActtaagagccctagccactttagctttttatttatttaatttgttttctgtcccgttttccataaagaactcagaacgggttaccagttaacatacataataaacagTTAACAAGTTACAATTTATCTGAGTgattttcctcataggaaagtcattccatcgcttttatcatttttgtcgcccttcttgtaccttttctaattccgctatatcttttttaagacgcggtgatcagaattgcacacagtattccaggtgcagaTGCACCAAAGAGAAATACAAAGgcaatattttcatctttgttttccattcctttccaaaataattcctaaaattctatttgctttctgagccgccgccgccgcacactgagctgagggtttcaacgtatgctcaacagtgacacctagatccttttcctgggcagtgactcctaacttgTGTCAAAGATTTCTGGTCATTGTGAGCGTGACAATGAAGAAGCTGCTGGAGGGTGAGGGAATGGAGACCTTGACCCAGTGAGATACATACAGGCCAAGGCAGACATGTGCAAATTAGGGTATGGGATAATAGCAGCAGAGCAGTGTGGTTTGAGTGTTTACAGAATTTGCAGAGTGAAGGTAGCTTGTGGTATCAGAGAGAACAGGGGAAAATTTTAGGGTGGCAGTTGAGAGACTGTGGGCTGGTGGAGACAGGATCTGTAGCACTAATTATTAGGGTGAAATAAAACTGTCAGGCAATCAGTTAAGCATCTCTTACTCGTGTTTAGGGAACCTGCTACCAGCCAGGTTCAGATTTACGCAATCTTATTAGAACGATAAGACCAGAAGAtctgaaattgattttattttgaaaataaaagaatatatatatcGTATATAGCCAACTGTAAATAACAACTCACAAATATCTCTGTAGAAATGTCAGCACACAACTAGTACATATGTAATCACTAAGTAATTAGAAAATatggaggaagtgatgtcatcgcTGGGGAATGGACGGCTGAATCTTTGGCTCCGTTCAGAGAGAATTTGTTTTACATTTGTTCTCCTTCCTTGACTTGTTTTTTGAGTAGTGGAGTGAGACGACACGAAAGCGGCTTGACAAATTTACGTTTACGGCAAGTGCCGATGGTAACCGCCGTGGACAAGCAGAGACGCCAGCAGTCGCAGGAGAAAATAAAATGGCGCCTGACCCGTCGGAAGTCGAGTTGGACTGGCGACGAAGAAATTACCAAGAAAGATGTGTCTCGTTGGTTTTGGGACTTGAAGGTGGAGATGCAAGGATTGTGCGCTGATATTAAAGCAGTGTTAGCTGATCTTCGCAAAGATCTTGTGACCTGGGTGATCGTATTGAAATGGTGGAGACCAGAGTGGATGAGATGGGGGTCGGTGTTCGGCACTTCAGTCGACAGCACAGGGGAATCTTAAAGCTCGTATGGAGAACCTTGATGCCATTGAGGATCTCAAAAACAGATCCCGAAGACACAACTTACGATTTAAGGGGATCCCGGAGTTGGAGCAATATTGGGATTGTGACTTGGTGGTGTGACAATTATGTCAATTTTTGCTTTCTTCGGAGGATACCAGCACTATCGGAGATTCTCTGCCTACTATCCAATTTGATAAGTACATCGGAGTTTGGGTCCCCGTGTGGATTCTAACCCAAGGGACAATATTGCCTGCTTTTCAGACTTTTGGCTCAAAGAAGCAGTCTTGCAAAAGGCTTGGGCCGTGCATGATTTTGCCTGGGAAAACTGTAAAATTTCTatttcccttttcttttaatGGTTAATCGCCGCATGAGTTTTGTACCGCATGAGTtttgtggtagaaaactggaacgctcttctggagtctgttgaaaccctcagctcattgTGCGGCAGCTGCTTCAGGAAGTAGGTGAAAGCTTGGTTCTTCAACCAGGCTTAGAATGGAAtaagtaactaacttgctagtcacacaaACAAGGAGTGACACTTGGCTCCACTTACTTAGgcaggacatgtttatccactcctaccctagatGAAATCATTTTCAAGCACCAGTCTGAGCTCCTGTGCAACTTAATTCAAATTAGTCTCTTACTCTGTCTTTTCTATCTGTATACTcctttgcttacaccctatgctgtctattgAAATGTTTTATCGCGCATTATATTGATATTGTAATGTAACGtatgccatactttgtattgtaatcagaatggattttttttttttactgttgtaaTTGTCTATTCCTTTTGTTTGACTTACTGTTTTCTTGAACTCTGTCaaaaaggcaataaataaatCCTAGACCTATATGAAAAATGAGTTGATCTTACATTTTTGATCTGTGCAGAGCCTTCTTTACACTGAAGCTGGGCCAGAGGTGGTGATGAAAAAAAAACAGACTTCTGTGACTCTATCTTGATAGAGAGATAAAGTGATCATGATTTTTAAAAGAGTTGCTGAACTTTGGAAAAATTCCTCAGCGCTGTAGCACTGTCCAAATAAGGTCTGACCTGGAGCAGATTTTGGTTCCTCCTCAGTTTACCCCTGATTCATCCGATTGCTAGTGATCAGGGCTGACATCAATCTTCAATGGGCAGACGATCTGGACAGAAGGAGAAAGGCATGGAGATGAAGGAGAGCCACTGAGCACACATTCAGCCACTGACAATGTGTTCTGCTGGAAGAGAGATGAAGACAAGGCGGCAGACTGTACAGATGATGAAACATAGTCCTGGCTGGCTCGTGCTATAGCTCTGGAGGCAAAGCTGGTCAGGCTGTTCCAGTTCCTGTGCTGGATGGTCGTGGGAGGCTCTTCTGTCTCTGATACAGCCCAGCTGCCTTGGACTCAGGTGCTGAACTTGACCAGGGATCATTTCCAGCTCCTGCCTGTACATCAGCGATTTCAGAAAAGTTTCGAGACCTCTATCACTTTTGGGAGTTCCCCTTGCTCCTTTCTCTAACCAAATGAAGGTCAGACATGAGAGAGACACTTTCTTCTGCTCTCATAAAGTCCCATTATGACATCAGCACCTCCCCTTCTCCTATTGGTTACCTGGGGATTCTCTGCAGGTTGAGGATAAAATGTAGCCAGAGAGAATTCTGCCCATGAGCTCTGGAGATCACTGCAAACCTCCTTCAGATTCCACTTCCACAGAAGGAAAACTTCCTTAAACTCATCGGACACTGTCACCTGTATTAACTAATCTAAAtctaggttcaaacaatttttattgatgcaaacaccaACAAATACAACACCAGGGCACCCCTAAGGTGCACAATATaaacaatgatgcatcatatacaataacaCAACAAGCATGGACAAAGAAGTataacatcaaccaaactccccccccatCCTACTCCACTCAGGGCGTGCGAGATCAATGAGGGCGGAAAGGCTCTCCAAGGCCCTGGACTCATGAGCCCCGAAGATGctgcaccaccccctccccccacccaagtcCACTTACCCTATCCATGATTGAGTGTCAGAACCTTCCAatacccccacctcccctccccccatggtacTCTCCATCCCGCCCCACCAGTACTCCTCATTATTCTCCCAGCCCGACTAACTGAGCGCccagattaggacacccatcttaagaccgcTCCCTGCAAGTAGCACCTGCAGCGCCTCGACACacctctaattctataaaaatcCCTAAAAACTGCGCAGAAAACCAGCCCTCTGCCCAAGATCTTGCCAAATATTTcattcataaaataaataaaattagatcACAGCTGCCCTCTCACGTATCTTCCAATATCAGTCCTACTTACAATGAGCAGAATTATATACCATTTTCcaaatttgttatactgcttaTCGTACTTCTAAGTGGTGTATGAGATAAAAatagagaaaggggggaaaaaaaaggaattaCAAACTAATAATATCTAAATTATGCATGCAATTTAACTGAATAATAAACTAATTAGCACCggtaattggcattttaacaattattggtgttaattagaatcaattaagggTTAGGCATGCATATTTACATGCAAGTCACAAAAGGGGTGTAGAAATAGGCAGGTCAtgggcagtgttcccgctaagctgcgttgacgtgcgcacgcgcacaaaatattacctcgcagcgcacaagtttctcgtcgcagcgcacacagtgtagagcacagttcttcaaccgccggtccgcaaacaaaatcttgccggtccacgaaggattcggtccccgccgcaacgaaaggccggcgtcagctgacatgcaacttcctgttgcagtcgctgtgccgggactcctgccttcgccgggactcctgccttccaccgcgtttgcctcctgccttgtctccgcacctccagaccagcagcggcagctgtgtatgcttttaacttcggcacagagctgcccctaatcaatagtttagcgcggtttcataaggcagcctcggggcctttgctaggccggcccacatcgcatcatcgaagcgggccggctatcaaaggccccgaggctgcctcatgaaaccgcgctaaactattgattaggggcagctctgtgccgaagttaaaagcatacagagctgccgctgctggtctgaactcttgggccgctgaaggagggcaaaaagcagctgtcctggaggtttcccttcctctcgcctttacaggttccttttttccaccttttttttttccttcaaacggcaacgggccccagcatcgacatcaatcaagtaagttccactgtcaatcaagcggttctgctcggccaaagcttcccctgtgacatgagccaccctcaggggaaagaaagtgacccacaaaggtgaggggaaggggggcagatgatggaagttggggggggggagagagagagagaaggggcagatgatggaatggaggagatgagagagagagagaaggggacagatgatggaagtgagaagaagggagagagagcagaaggcagatggatgtcagttgagaagggagagcagatgctgaatggaagtggggaaagaacacatactggatggaaggaggagataaataaagggggaagaaaatagtaagataatggaggggtgagggaaaggggtgacaagctgtgtgtagacacagtgaaaagagggaaacgggactaaatagtaagaaagaatctaatttagatggaggcagaaaatagagaaggaagaccagagaagaaaagggaagagagagcagagaatgatcagatctgagtggaggaaatgagaagagagatatgctaaaaaccacaggggggagggaaggatagagatgccagaccatgaggggaacagaaggaagatgatggatgctagaccaaattggggggtgggggggggcaggaggagagatggcagggaaagacagacagtgaatggaaggggcagatgctggactgaagagacagagaaggttatcatgctgctgtaccgggccatggtacgccctcacctggagtactgcgtccagcactggtactttaagaaggacacggtactactcgaaaggatccagagaagagcaactaaaatggttaaggggctggaggagttgccgtacagcgaaagattagagaaactgggcttcttctcccttgagcagaggagattgagaggggacatgatagaaacattcaaggtactgaagggaatagacttagtagctaaggcagggagaacgagagggcactctctaaagttgaaaggggatagattccatacaaacgtaaggaagttctgtggtagaaagcaacatatttatttggctcataacttgctggcgcccgatatttttagctcacagtgaaaaaagtttgctcacaacacccgcccgcttagagggaacactggtcatgGGTAACATCCACCCATaattacagaattagggcctCTACGCCTACATTTGGGCATTTGCTCCATGTTTTTGTCATGCTCCCAGATGCGAATGCGATTTTATAAACCATGCCTGACTTTAagctctttccaattttgaggGTGCTGTATATAGAATTTAGCCCACAGCGAATGTATATGGTTAATCTCTCATGTGGATCCTCTGAtgacattttagatttgaaagtcgAGCAaatcttttattacactcagtacatgaaaatggtttgtaccctgtgtggatcacttggtgGCTTTTCAGATGTGAAAcacgagtgaagcttttattacactcagtacatgaaaatggtttgtaccctgtgtggatcacttggtgGCTTTTCAGATGTGAAAcacgagtgaagcttttattacactcagtacatgaaaATGGTTTGTACCCCGTGTGGTTCATTTGGTGGCTTTTTAGATATGAAAGCcgagtgaaacttttattacactcagcacatataaatggtttatctcctgtgtggatcctctggtgaatttttagatgtgaaagctgagtgaagcttttattacactcagcacatgtaaatggcttgtgtcctgtgtgtatcCTTTGGTGAACGTTTAGATGTGAAAGCACAGTGAAGTTTTTCTTACACTCGgtgcatgtaaatggtttgtctcccgtgtggatcctctggtgaatttttagatctgaaatCCGAGCGAAGCTTtgattacactcagtacatgtaaatggtttgtctcccgtATGGATCCTttggtgaatttttagatgtgaaaATTGAGTGAactttttattacactcagtacatgtaaacggTTTGTCTCCTGTATGGATCCtttggtgaatttttagatttgaaacctgagtgaagcttttattacattcagtacatgtatatggtttgtctccagtatggatcctctggtgaatttttagatacGACACCTgagtgaagtttttattacactcagtacatgcaaatggtttgtctcctgtatGGATCCTCTGATGAATTTTTAGATCGGAAATCCGAGCATAGCTTTGATTACACTCagcacatgtaaatggtttgtctcccgtATGGATCCTttggtgaatttttagatgtgaatgctgagtgaagcttttattacactcagtacatgtatatggtttgtctcctgtgtggatcctctggtgaatttttagatagGACATctgagtgaagcttttcttacactcag
Protein-coding sequences here:
- the LOC117354618 gene encoding gastrula zinc finger protein XlCGF57.1-like isoform X1; this encodes MPAGVCAQMQITFEDIAFSFSQEEWEYLDEEQKELYKEVMKENYQTLISLGTGSPPVTPDIIFHIERGEEPYIREEPGSEEREPGRSSCSDHQITQERKREKKQGEDPVEIKQVQRQSGNVCENISQGIERINTKNCKQESKEHEDPTGDSRDGDLTGRPFQINNSDTVTSEGHYGKRKGKTSQKEFTCIVYKRNFNFTCPKRNTRFSLFSELQMHKSNHKSEKPVTSTECNKSYTQLPTLKIHQQAHTAVKPFTCPECKKSFTQMSYLKIHQRIHTGDKPYTCTECNKSFTQHSHLKIHQRIHTGDKPFTCAECNQSYARISDLKIHQRIHTGDKPFACTECNKNFTQVSYLKIHQRIHTGDKPYTCTECNKSFTQVSNLKIHQRIHTGDKPFTCTECNKKFTQFSHLKIHQRIHTGDKPFTCTECNQSFARISDLKIHQRIHTGDKPFTCTECKKNFTVLSHLNVHQRIHTGHKPFTCAECNKSFTQLSHLKIHQRIHTGDKPFICAECNKSFTRLSYLKSHQMNHTGYKPFSCTECNKSFTRVSHLKSHQVIHTGYKPFSCTECNKSFTRVSHLKSHQVIHTGYKPFSCTECNKRFARLSNLKCHQRIHMRD
- the LOC117354618 gene encoding gastrula zinc finger protein XlCGF57.1-like isoform X2 → MPAGVCAQMQITFEDIAFSFSQEEWEYLDEEQKELYKEVMKENYQTLISLGSPPVTPDIIFHIERGEEPYIREEPGSEEREPGRSSCSDHQITQERKREKKQGEDPVEIKQVQRQSGNVCENISQGIERINTKNCKQESKEHEDPTGDSRDGDLTGRPFQINNSDTVTSEGHYGKRKGKTSQKEFTCIVYKRNFNFTCPKRNTRFSLFSELQMHKSNHKSEKPVTSTECNKSYTQLPTLKIHQQAHTAVKPFTCPECKKSFTQMSYLKIHQRIHTGDKPYTCTECNKSFTQHSHLKIHQRIHTGDKPFTCAECNQSYARISDLKIHQRIHTGDKPFACTECNKNFTQVSYLKIHQRIHTGDKPYTCTECNKSFTQVSNLKIHQRIHTGDKPFTCTECNKKFTQFSHLKIHQRIHTGDKPFTCTECNQSFARISDLKIHQRIHTGDKPFTCTECKKNFTVLSHLNVHQRIHTGHKPFTCAECNKSFTQLSHLKIHQRIHTGDKPFICAECNKSFTRLSYLKSHQMNHTGYKPFSCTECNKSFTRVSHLKSHQVIHTGYKPFSCTECNKSFTRVSHLKSHQVIHTGYKPFSCTECNKRFARLSNLKCHQRIHMRD